The following are encoded in a window of Planctomycetaceae bacterium genomic DNA:
- a CDS encoding DUF4861 domain-containing protein: MNKLVVLWIAVILSFVQTAKADTKIFVTNLIDTGRDSAVVAVNLGDLPMFETVKPAIYNDSLKTFVPSQLLDKDEDGKNDEILFLTDIRARQTQTFTVYEANAANKVEVYDRAAAYYVPQRKDDFAWENDKIAFRIYGQELQRTELTSSGIDVWVKKSTKPVMPILYKKGHDYYHSDNPYAIDFFNVAHTLGCGGIGVWADGKLLVSENYDQHKVIANGPIRAIFEVSYKPWDMGDGRKLQEIKRITLDKGWNFCKIESRFDGDVSNVVFAIGIVKCDRGGKPTYGTVNEYLGYWQEPDKEFGTIGCGIILDKESITYKAAEDGEHYLLLANARSNNVVTYYAGACWNQTKGYKYEKDWKELIRKTSKIVGSPLKIDVKEVFVKRRY, encoded by the coding sequence ATGAATAAGTTGGTTGTTTTATGGATTGCAGTAATTTTATCGTTTGTGCAAACTGCAAAGGCAGATACCAAAATATTTGTAACTAATCTAATCGACACTGGCAGAGACTCTGCTGTCGTTGCGGTTAATCTTGGTGATCTGCCAATGTTTGAGACTGTCAAGCCGGCGATTTACAATGACTCGCTAAAAACATTCGTGCCCAGTCAGCTTCTCGACAAAGATGAAGACGGCAAAAATGATGAAATTCTTTTCCTGACAGACATCAGAGCACGACAAACTCAAACTTTCACAGTTTACGAAGCAAACGCGGCGAATAAAGTCGAAGTTTATGACCGTGCGGCAGCTTATTACGTTCCACAACGCAAAGACGATTTTGCGTGGGAGAACGACAAAATCGCGTTCAGAATTTACGGTCAGGAACTGCAAAGAACCGAACTTACAAGCAGCGGTATCGACGTTTGGGTTAAGAAAAGCACAAAGCCGGTAATGCCCATCCTGTACAAAAAAGGACACGATTATTATCATTCTGACAATCCTTATGCCATTGATTTCTTCAATGTCGCTCACACGCTTGGCTGCGGAGGCATCGGCGTTTGGGCTGACGGCAAATTACTGGTGTCGGAAAATTATGACCAGCACAAAGTCATCGCCAACGGACCAATCAGAGCAATATTTGAGGTATCCTACAAGCCGTGGGATATGGGCGACGGCAGAAAACTTCAGGAAATAAAAAGAATCACTCTTGATAAAGGCTGGAACTTCTGCAAAATCGAAAGCAGATTCGACGGCGATGTGAGCAATGTTGTTTTCGCAATCGGAATCGTAAAATGCGACCGAGGCGGCAAACCAACCTACGGCACTGTTAACGAATATCTCGGCTACTGGCAGGAGCCGGACAAAGAATTTGGAACTATCGGCTGCGGCATTATTTTGGACAAAGAGTCGATAACGTATAAAGCCGCCGAAGACGGAGAACATTACCTGCTGCTGGCCAACGCACGAAGTAATAATGTCGTAACGTATTACGCCGGTGCATGCTGGAACCAAACCAAAGGGTACAAATACGAAAAAGACTGGAAAGAGTTAAT